The following proteins are encoded in a genomic region of Necator americanus strain Aroian chromosome II, whole genome shotgun sequence:
- a CDS encoding hypothetical protein (NECATOR_CHRII.G4901.T1), with the protein MSLWSGRRHDPFFDDFFDRKDPFSFSNRWRSIEPYWRDADHSVLHVANQTQEVVNDDKKFVVALDVSQFKPEEISVHIQDRELIIEGKQEHKSGTGYMQRSFVRKWTLPNDVDLDSVRTELTNVGHLNVEAPKIGQNTYKREIPIVPAPHNK; encoded by the exons ATGTCGTTGTGGTCGGGACGCCGCCATGATCCTTTTTTCGATGATTTCTTTGATCGTAAGGAtccgttttctttctcaaacaGATGGAGAAGCATAGAACCGTACTGGCGAGATGCTGATCACTCAGTTCTTCATGTTGCGAACCAGACACAGGAG GTTGTAAATGACGACAAGAAGTTTGTTGTTGCACTTGACGTCTCACAATTCAAACCTGAAGAAATTAGCGTGCATATTCAAGATCGTGAACTTATTATCGAAGGGAAACAAGAGCACAAAAGCGGGACCGGGTATATGCAAAG ATCATTCGTGCGCAAATGGACTCTCCCGAACGATGTCGATCTTGACTCGGTGCGCACTGAGTTGACAAACGTTGGTCATTTGAATGTGGAGGCACCGAAGATTGGCCAAAACACTTACAAGAGGGAGATTCCTATTGTACCTGCTCCCCATAATAAGTGA
- a CDS encoding hypothetical protein (NECATOR_CHRII.G4902.T1) produces the protein MIVAEYSWVNALAKKKRKLREVYSDHTSWSMKRVKSMHTAKTLSKHLRVGYGKRRILLVQLRSPHFPGRYTIPEDS, from the exons ATGATAGTTGCAGAGTACTCTTGGGTGAATGCGCTAGCCAAGAAAAAGCGGAAGCTTCGTGAAGTCTACAG TGATCATACTAGCTGGTCAATGAAGCGCGTCAAATCAATGCATACGGCGAAAACATTGTCGAAACATCTTCGTGTCGGatatggaaaaagaagaatactcCTAGTTCAGTTACGGTCACCGCACTTTCCTGGTCGTTACACTATTCCTGAGGATTCTTAA
- a CDS encoding hypothetical protein (NECATOR_CHRII.G4903.T2), with product MLCRCWILKQECFASGVCGGLGGLGGFGPPCMSPIPPVPPPCAGGVGCSAGYTCGAYGCYRSRARVHGAGTVRGTPVLLGANRFSQFRRMEVPLSKDPNSLFMECCEQRGLPDACLRHCTYNTYTKEALTRMYFKHDACPVEASAEIQFCAAQGRDHRPCCQRNGVSTTLAGLKCLTFCDQRPGNVTMLDMSYLPCYDRFENMKACFWHDSTHRLK from the exons ATGTTGTGTCGCTGCTGGATATTGAAGCAAGAG TGCTTCGCCAGCGGTGTATGCGGCGGCCTCGGGGGTCTAGGCGGATTTGGGCCGCCCTGCATGAGTCCGATACCTCCTGTACCACCGCCTTGCGCTGGAGGTGTAG GTTGCTCTGCTGGATACACATGTGGTGCTTACGGATGTTACCGTAGTCGAGCGCGTGTACACGGTGCAGGTACCGTACGAGGAACACCAGTACTTCTTGGTGCTAATCGATTCTCTCAGTTCAGAAGAATGGAAGTACCGCTATCGAAG GACCCTAATTCATTATTTATGGAGTGCTGCGAACAACGAGGTCTACCAGATGCTTGTCTTCGTCATTGCACCTACAATACCTATACAAAAGAAGCG CTGACTCGGATGTATTTCAAACATGATGCTTGCCCTGTAGAGGCTTCAGCTGAGATCCAATTCTGCGCCGCACAGGGTAGAGATCATCGACCATGCTGCCAACGCAATGGTGTTTCGACAACTTTGGCAGGACTGAAG TGTCTAACATTCTGTGATCAACGACCAGGCAACGTGACGATGCTCGACATGTCGTACCTACCGTGTTACGATCGTTTTGAGAACATGAAAGCATGCTTCTGGCATGATAGCACACATCGACTTAAATAA
- a CDS encoding hypothetical protein (NECATOR_CHRII.G4903.T1), with the protein MLVSNIQIVAVLAVLVPVANACFASGVCGGLGGLGGFGPPCMSPIPPVPPPCAGGVGCSAGYTCGAYGCYRSRARVHGAGTVRGTPVLLGANRFSQFRRMEVPLSKDPNSLFMECCEQRGLPDACLRHCTYNTYTKEALTRMYFKHDACPVEASAEIQFCAAQGRDHRPCCQRNGVSTTLAGLKCLTFCDQRPGNVTMLDMSYLPCYDRFENMKACFWHDSTHRLK; encoded by the exons ATGCTCGTCTCGAATATCCAAATTGTTGCTGTTCTCGCTGTTCTTGTTCCGGTCGCGAATGCG TGCTTCGCCAGCGGTGTATGCGGCGGCCTCGGGGGTCTAGGCGGATTTGGGCCGCCCTGCATGAGTCCGATACCTCCTGTACCACCGCCTTGCGCTGGAGGTGTAG GTTGCTCTGCTGGATACACATGTGGTGCTTACGGATGTTACCGTAGTCGAGCGCGTGTACACGGTGCAGGTACCGTACGAGGAACACCAGTACTTCTTGGTGCTAATCGATTCTCTCAGTTCAGAAGAATGGAAGTACCGCTATCGAAG GACCCTAATTCATTATTTATGGAGTGCTGCGAACAACGAGGTCTACCAGATGCTTGTCTTCGTCATTGCACCTACAATACCTATACAAAAGAAGCG CTGACTCGGATGTATTTCAAACATGATGCTTGCCCTGTAGAGGCTTCAGCTGAGATCCAATTCTGCGCCGCACAGGGTAGAGATCATCGACCATGCTGCCAACGCAATGGTGTTTCGACAACTTTGGCAGGACTGAAG TGTCTAACATTCTGTGATCAACGACCAGGCAACGTGACGATGCTCGACATGTCGTACCTACCGTGTTACGATCGTTTTGAGAACATGAAAGCATGCTTCTGGCATGATAGCACACATCGACTTAAATAA
- a CDS encoding hypothetical protein (NECATOR_CHRII.G4904.T1) gives MGETVQSSNQLLSLKVIRLSRPKVPENSSFPTDPVDPSRFSELINAALGAGEKRYETPIGEYLIAPQMFENIYLGETFTFYMNVVNDSDQKVTDVSVKCELQTNSQRVTLTTNVQDAVLEPTKSSGQIISHEVKEIGQHILICSVNYKTTADEKMYFRKFFKFPVGKPIDVKTKFYNAENSDVYLEAQIENTSATAMVLEKVELEPSPNYTVTSIRACDEDELNGMYLKPRDIRQFLFCLSPKDMHNTVYKDMTNIGKLDMSWRTNMGERGRLQTSPLQRIAPTHGDVRLSVENLPATVPVRKPFTVDCRLYNCCERSLDLRLELQNSSQSLIFCSISGISLGQVPPNGSVTFSVEILPISIGFQSISGIRIVDSFMKKIYDHDDIAQVFVM, from the exons ATGGGAGAAACCGTCCAGTCGTCGAATCAACTCCTTTCCCTAAAAG tgATACGTCTATCCCGGCCAAAAGTTCCCGAGAATTCTTCATTTCCAACAGATCCTGTTGACCCTTCTCGATTTTCCGAACTAATAAATGCAGCCCTAGGTGCTGGTGAGAAACGATATGAAACCCCAATCGGAGAATATTTGATTGCTCCGCAGATGTTCGA GAACATCTATCTCGGCGAAACGTTTACTTTTTATATGAATGTTGTTAACGACAGTGATCAGAAAGTTACGGATGTTTCGGTGAAG tgtgaGTTGCAAACGAATAGTCAAAGAGTGACTTTAACAACGAACGTGCAAGATGCCGTCTTGGAACCAACAAAAAGTTCTGGTCAAATCATTAGTCATGAGGTAAAGGAAATCGGGCAGCACAT CTTGATATGCTCCGTCAACTACAAGACAACAGCTGACGAGAAAATGTACTtccgaaaatttttcaaattccctGTTGGAAAACCAATCGACGTGAAGACGAAGTTTTATAATGCTGAG AACAGTGACGTATATTTGGAAGCTCAAATTGAGAACACCTCTGCGACAGCCATGGTGTTGGAAAAGGTGGAGCTGGAACCTAGTCCTAACTATACAGTTACCAGTATAAGGGCATG TGACGAGGACGAACTTAATGGGATGTACTTGAAGCCACGGGATATCCGGCAATTTCTGTTTTGCCTCTCTCCGAAGGATATGCATAATACTGT ATATAAAGATATGACCAACATCGGTAAACTGGATATGTCATGGCGAACAAACATGGGCGAACGCGGACGGTTGCAGACGAGCCCTCTGCAGAGGATT GCACCTACACATGGTGATGTACGGCTCTCAGTGGAGAATCTGCCAGCTACAGTTCCCGTTCGTAAGCCTTTCACCGTGGATTGTAGGCTATACAATTGTTG cgaGAGATCTCTCGATTTACGATTGGAGCTCCAGAACAGTTCACAGTCTCTTATCTTCTGCTCTATCAGTGGCATTTCATTAGGACAGGTCCCACCGAATGGCAGTGTTACTTTCAGTGTCGAGATACTGCCGATTTCTATAGGTTTTCAG TCTATCTCTGGTATTCGAATAGTGGATTCGTTTATGAAGAAGATCTACGATCACGATGATATCGCACAAGTATTTGTGATGTAA
- a CDS encoding hypothetical protein (NECATOR_CHRII.G4904.T2), which produces MGETVQSSNQLLSLKVIRLSRPKVPENSSFPTDPVDPSRFSELINAALGAGEKRYETPIGEYLIAPQMFENIYLGETFTFYMNVVNDSDQKVTDVSVKCELQTNSQRVTLTTNVQDAVLEPTKSSGQIISHEVKEIGQHILICSVNYKTTADEKMYFRKFFKFPVGKPIDVKTKFYNAEDNSNSDVYLEAQIENTSATAMVLEKVELEPSPNYTVTSIRACDEDELNGMYLKPRDIRQFLFCLSPKDMHNTVYKDMTNIGKLDMSWRTNMGERGRLQTSPLQRIAPTHGDVRLSVENLPATVPVRKPFTVDCRLYNCCERSLDLRLELQNSSQSLIFCSISGISLGQVPPNGSVTFSVEILPISIGFQSISGIRIVDSFMKKIYDHDDIAQVFVM; this is translated from the exons ATGGGAGAAACCGTCCAGTCGTCGAATCAACTCCTTTCCCTAAAAG tgATACGTCTATCCCGGCCAAAAGTTCCCGAGAATTCTTCATTTCCAACAGATCCTGTTGACCCTTCTCGATTTTCCGAACTAATAAATGCAGCCCTAGGTGCTGGTGAGAAACGATATGAAACCCCAATCGGAGAATATTTGATTGCTCCGCAGATGTTCGA GAACATCTATCTCGGCGAAACGTTTACTTTTTATATGAATGTTGTTAACGACAGTGATCAGAAAGTTACGGATGTTTCGGTGAAG tgtgaGTTGCAAACGAATAGTCAAAGAGTGACTTTAACAACGAACGTGCAAGATGCCGTCTTGGAACCAACAAAAAGTTCTGGTCAAATCATTAGTCATGAGGTAAAGGAAATCGGGCAGCACAT CTTGATATGCTCCGTCAACTACAAGACAACAGCTGACGAGAAAATGTACTtccgaaaatttttcaaattccctGTTGGAAAACCAATCGACGTGAAGACGAAGTTTTATAATGCTGAG GATAATTCG AACAGTGACGTATATTTGGAAGCTCAAATTGAGAACACCTCTGCGACAGCCATGGTGTTGGAAAAGGTGGAGCTGGAACCTAGTCCTAACTATACAGTTACCAGTATAAGGGCATG TGACGAGGACGAACTTAATGGGATGTACTTGAAGCCACGGGATATCCGGCAATTTCTGTTTTGCCTCTCTCCGAAGGATATGCATAATACTGT ATATAAAGATATGACCAACATCGGTAAACTGGATATGTCATGGCGAACAAACATGGGCGAACGCGGACGGTTGCAGACGAGCCCTCTGCAGAGGATT GCACCTACACATGGTGATGTACGGCTCTCAGTGGAGAATCTGCCAGCTACAGTTCCCGTTCGTAAGCCTTTCACCGTGGATTGTAGGCTATACAATTGTTG cgaGAGATCTCTCGATTTACGATTGGAGCTCCAGAACAGTTCACAGTCTCTTATCTTCTGCTCTATCAGTGGCATTTCATTAGGACAGGTCCCACCGAATGGCAGTGTTACTTTCAGTGTCGAGATACTGCCGATTTCTATAGGTTTTCAG TCTATCTCTGGTATTCGAATAGTGGATTCGTTTATGAAGAAGATCTACGATCACGATGATATCGCACAAGTATTTGTGATGTAA
- a CDS encoding hypothetical protein (NECATOR_CHRII.G4904.T3) yields MGETVQSSNQLLSLKVIRLSRPKVPENSSFPTDPVDPSRFSELINAALGAGEKRYETPIGEYLIAPQMFENIYLGETFTFYMNVVNDSDQKVTDVSVKCELQTNSQRVTLTTNVQDAVLEPTKSSGQIISHEVKEIGQHILICSVNYKTTADEKMYFRKFFKFPVGKPIDVKTKFYNAEDV; encoded by the exons ATGGGAGAAACCGTCCAGTCGTCGAATCAACTCCTTTCCCTAAAAG tgATACGTCTATCCCGGCCAAAAGTTCCCGAGAATTCTTCATTTCCAACAGATCCTGTTGACCCTTCTCGATTTTCCGAACTAATAAATGCAGCCCTAGGTGCTGGTGAGAAACGATATGAAACCCCAATCGGAGAATATTTGATTGCTCCGCAGATGTTCGA GAACATCTATCTCGGCGAAACGTTTACTTTTTATATGAATGTTGTTAACGACAGTGATCAGAAAGTTACGGATGTTTCGGTGAAG tgtgaGTTGCAAACGAATAGTCAAAGAGTGACTTTAACAACGAACGTGCAAGATGCCGTCTTGGAACCAACAAAAAGTTCTGGTCAAATCATTAGTCATGAGGTAAAGGAAATCGGGCAGCACAT CTTGATATGCTCCGTCAACTACAAGACAACAGCTGACGAGAAAATGTACTtccgaaaatttttcaaattccctGTTGGAAAACCAATCGACGTGAAGACGAAGTTTTATAATGCTGAG GATGTTTAG
- a CDS encoding hypothetical protein (NECATOR_CHRII.G4905.T1), whose amino-acid sequence MDRKAIADKIRKLQANAENVQLGGKGTPRRKKKIVFKTAAADDKKVQSNLKKLSVTNIPGIEEVNMIKDDGTVIHFNNPKVQASVPANTFSITGAGENKQITDMLPGILNQLGPESLTHLKKLANNVTSQFKPAPADDDVPDLVGDFDEASKNEAKAEEQKA is encoded by the exons ATGGACAGGAAGGCTATCGCCGACAAAATTAGGAAGCTACAGGCGAATGCAGAAAATGTCCAGCTTGGTGGCAAG GGTACGCctcgaagaaagaagaagattgTTTTCAAAACTGCTGCAGCTGACGACAAAAAAGTGCAGAGTAACCTGAAGAAACTTTCGGTGACGAACATTCCTGGTATTGAAGAG GTTAATATGATCAAAGACGACGGAACAGTCATTCACTTTAATAATCCGAAAGTTCAAGCTTCTGTTCCGGCAAATACCTTCTCGATTACTGGAGCTGGAGAAAATAAAC AGATCACTGATATGCTACCTGGTATACTTAACCAACTTGGACCCGAGTCGCTTACTCATTTAAAGAAATTGGCTAATAATGTTACAAGTCAGTTCAAGCCTGCACCCGCTGACGATGATGTTCCAG ATCTCGTAGGAGACTTTGATGAAGCTTCCAAGAACGAGGCTAAGGCTGAAGAACAGAAGGCTTAA